GGGTTTTTGAGCTCACCAGCCAGATAGCGCTTGAAAAACAACCCCGGGCGCTGGTTGGGAAAGACAACGCAAATGCCGGAAAGGGCGTTTCCGTATTTTTTATATACATCCCGGGCAACTTCCTGAAGAAAATATTGCATAACTTTTTATTTTCGTGCACTTTTTGGCAGACAATGAAATTCTAATATCTAATTTCGAAATTCTAAACAATATCAAATGACCAAACAAACAAATTTCAAAACAAACAAATATGAAAAGAGAACTCATGAAAATTTTCGGTTCAATTGTAACTAACTTAGCATAAAGTGTTTTGGTCTCCGGCAGCTGCCGGATTGAACATTAAAATTTGTTTAGAATTTAGTAATTTGAAATTTGTTAATTGGTACTTGTTCTATTACAAAGACTAAAATTTAATAAACCATTGAAAACATGGCTTTTCAAATATTCACTGTCTTATAATATTTCCCCTGCCATGTATCCCGGTTCACCATCCTTTGCTCAAGGTTGTTGCGCACTTCGTAGGTTCTAATCAGGCCCCAGCCCGGGCCAGCCAGGAACCAAGGGGGAACTTCGCCGGAAAAGCGTTCGATGACAAAATCCGGGTTCAACCTTTCTATAAAAGCGATGATAAAATCAATATAATCGTCCAGTTCAAAAAGCGTAAACCGTTCCGGATGATCCCTGTATTCTCCGGCCATGGCAGTATCTTTAAGTATCTGCAACTGATGAAACTTGACCGTATCCAGCGACAAACGGGAGATCAGATCCGCTTCCCTGAGCATATCCTCCCTTGTTTCTCCCGGCAGACCAAAGATCAGATGGGCTCCTGTTTTGATACCTTTCCGGGCAGTCTTTTCTATTGCAGTTATTGAATCTTCTAACGAATGGCCCCGGTTGATGTGTTCCAGGGTGCGGTTATAAAACGATTCAATCCCATATTCCAGGATGATATAATAATCTTCCGACAACGTTGCAAAATAATCCAGTTTTTCATCGTCTATGCAATCCGGGCGGGTTCCGATAACAAGCCCGATAATTCCCGGATACTGGAGGGCTTCATTATAAATTGATTTCAGTCGGTCCAAAGGCGCATAGGTATTGGAATAAGCCTGAAAGTAGGCCAGATACCTATTGGCCTTCCGGTAACGATTCCTGTGGAATTCCACTCCCTCATCGATCTGCTGGGTTACACTCTTGCCGGGATTGCAATAGGAGGGATTGAAAGCATCATTGTTACAATAGGTGCATCCTCCCCTTCCTACGGTACCATCCCGGTTGGGACACGTAAAACCGGCATCGATGGTTACCTTCTGCACCCGCTCACCAAAGACACGTTTGAAATAATCGCTGTATGCATTAAAACGCCTTCTGTTTCCCCAGGGAAAAACCCCACCG
This genomic window from Bacteroidales bacterium contains:
- a CDS encoding TIGR01212 family radical SAM protein (This family includes YhcC from E. coli K-12, an uncharacterized radical SAM protein.) gives rise to the protein MSKDSGGVFPWGNRRRFNAYSDYFKRVFGERVQKVTIDAGFTCPNRDGTVGRGGCTYCNNDAFNPSYCNPGKSVTQQIDEGVEFHRNRYRKANRYLAYFQAYSNTYAPLDRLKSIYNEALQYPGIIGLVIGTRPDCIDDEKLDYFATLSEDYYIILEYGIESFYNRTLEHINRGHSLEDSITAIEKTARKGIKTGAHLIFGLPGETREDMLREADLISRLSLDTVKFHQLQILKDTAMAGEYRDHPERFTLFELDDYIDFIIAFIERLNPDFVIERFSGEVPPWFLAGPGWGLIRTYEVRNNLEQRMVNRDTWQGKYYKTVNI